One genomic window of Prosthecobacter algae includes the following:
- a CDS encoding MFS transporter, producing the protein MSTIVVALKNGVACIGADTMSSLGSLRQRAHHVVNKSKITKLGDTYVGLTGTTTSLVVMNSYFANPERPRDFSSTDMIFETFRHAHHWMKAEYFMATQPDKGEEYETTQFYGLIANPHGIFALYSYRSAQQFHKFWAAGSGRDFALGAMHTVYDQYEDVVDIVKAGLQASAEFDGGTGAPFEIHTCPLIAPAKSKPAKKTRRSA; encoded by the coding sequence ATGTCCACCATCGTCGTCGCCCTAAAGAACGGAGTCGCCTGCATCGGCGCAGATACCATGAGCAGCCTCGGCTCCCTGCGCCAGCGCGCTCACCATGTGGTGAATAAAAGCAAGATCACGAAACTGGGAGATACCTACGTGGGCCTCACCGGCACCACCACCAGCCTGGTGGTGATGAATAGCTACTTTGCCAACCCTGAGCGTCCGCGAGATTTCTCCTCCACGGACATGATCTTTGAGACCTTCCGCCATGCGCATCACTGGATGAAGGCCGAGTACTTCATGGCCACTCAACCCGACAAAGGTGAGGAGTATGAGACCACCCAGTTTTATGGTCTCATCGCCAATCCTCACGGTATCTTTGCTCTGTATTCCTACCGCAGCGCGCAGCAGTTTCACAAATTCTGGGCCGCTGGTTCCGGGCGTGACTTTGCCCTCGGAGCCATGCACACCGTGTATGATCAGTATGAGGACGTGGTGGACATCGTCAAAGCTGGGCTCCAGGCCTCGGCGGAGTTTGATGGCGGCACCGGTGCCCCGTTTGAAATCCACACCTGCCCACTCATTGCCCCAGCGAAGTCGAAACCTGCCAAAAAGACCCGTCGTTCAGCGTAG
- a CDS encoding prolyl oligopeptidase family serine peptidase has translation MKYLPLFFLPVLALADGPKDNLADNVRPVPPIGIDVPEADVKALTQGLSELRTAIDAAVKAQAKNPKLADLSPDVEIFYKGVDWALKFKEIHKPAEIKSALETLAEGKLRAEQLKNGQSPWTTQKGLVVRGYRSKIDGSVQPYGLVIPDSYNGAATRLDVWCHGRGETLSELSFIDQRRKQTGNVAPANTIVLHPYGRYCCANKFAGEMDLLEALDHAKKFYHVDEDRTIVRGFSMGGAAAWQFAVNYSDKWCAANPGAGFSETPEFLNVFQTEDVTKVPWYEKTLWHWYNATDSAVNLFNTPTVAYSGEIDKQKQAADIMEKYLKAENIDLVHIIGPQTGHKIHPDSLIEIERRLADIAAVGRDRSPDEIHFATWFLRYNKMHWVTVNGLGESWKQARVDAKITGAKEVTVKTTNVTALSLDMPAGHCPFSVQEAPVVKIDGKELTVAKPKSDRSWLVHLRKQDGKWAVVASAQEEGKLTKHHGLSGPIDDAFMGSFLYVKPTGTALNDKVGAWTKAEMERAVFEWRRQFRGDAPAKADMDISEADMANNNLILWGDPQSNAVLAKIIAKLPIQWTQDKLIANGKTYDTKTHAPVLVYPNPLNPKRYVVINSSFTYREYDYLNNARQVAKLPDWAIVDFTLPKSTRAPGGISDAGFFGETWEWKK, from the coding sequence ATGAAGTATCTTCCTCTTTTTTTCCTCCCCGTTCTGGCTTTGGCCGATGGGCCCAAGGATAACCTCGCCGATAACGTCCGCCCTGTGCCCCCCATCGGCATTGATGTGCCTGAGGCCGATGTCAAGGCGCTGACCCAGGGCCTGAGCGAGCTGCGTACCGCCATTGACGCTGCGGTCAAAGCCCAAGCGAAAAATCCCAAGCTGGCCGATCTGTCTCCCGATGTGGAGATCTTTTATAAGGGCGTGGATTGGGCATTAAAGTTCAAAGAGATCCATAAACCTGCCGAGATCAAATCGGCCCTGGAAACTCTGGCGGAAGGCAAGCTGCGCGCAGAACAGCTCAAAAATGGCCAGTCTCCCTGGACGACACAAAAGGGCCTCGTGGTGCGTGGTTATCGCTCCAAGATTGACGGCTCCGTGCAGCCCTATGGCCTGGTGATTCCAGACAGCTACAATGGTGCGGCCACCCGTCTGGACGTGTGGTGCCATGGCCGTGGTGAGACCCTGAGCGAGCTTTCCTTCATTGATCAGCGTCGTAAACAAACAGGCAATGTGGCTCCGGCCAACACCATCGTCCTGCACCCTTACGGCCGCTACTGCTGCGCCAATAAGTTTGCCGGTGAAATGGACCTGCTGGAGGCGCTGGATCATGCCAAGAAATTCTATCATGTGGATGAAGACCGCACCATCGTGCGTGGCTTCAGCATGGGCGGTGCGGCAGCGTGGCAGTTCGCCGTGAATTACTCGGACAAATGGTGCGCCGCGAATCCCGGTGCGGGCTTCTCAGAGACCCCTGAATTCCTCAATGTCTTCCAGACCGAAGACGTCACCAAAGTGCCTTGGTATGAGAAGACCCTGTGGCACTGGTACAATGCCACCGATAGCGCGGTGAATCTCTTCAACACTCCCACCGTGGCTTACAGCGGGGAGATTGATAAGCAGAAGCAGGCGGCTGACATCATGGAGAAATACCTGAAGGCCGAGAACATTGACCTTGTCCATATCATCGGACCGCAGACCGGTCACAAGATCCATCCCGATTCCCTCATCGAGATTGAGCGCCGTCTGGCAGACATTGCCGCCGTGGGTCGGGATCGCAGCCCGGACGAGATTCATTTCGCCACTTGGTTCCTCCGGTATAACAAAATGCATTGGGTGACCGTGAATGGCCTGGGCGAAAGCTGGAAGCAGGCGCGTGTGGATGCCAAAATCACGGGTGCGAAAGAAGTCACGGTGAAGACCACCAACGTCACGGCCCTGAGCCTGGACATGCCTGCGGGTCACTGCCCATTCAGTGTGCAGGAAGCGCCGGTGGTGAAAATTGATGGCAAGGAACTGACGGTGGCCAAGCCCAAGTCGGATCGCTCCTGGCTGGTGCATTTGCGCAAGCAAGATGGGAAGTGGGCGGTCGTCGCCAGTGCCCAAGAAGAGGGCAAGCTGACCAAACATCATGGCCTCTCCGGTCCGATTGATGATGCCTTCATGGGCAGCTTCCTTTATGTGAAACCGACGGGCACGGCTCTGAACGACAAAGTGGGAGCCTGGACCAAGGCGGAAATGGAACGCGCCGTCTTTGAGTGGCGCCGCCAGTTTCGTGGGGATGCCCCAGCCAAGGCAGACATGGACATCAGCGAGGCTGACATGGCCAACAACAACCTCATTCTCTGGGGCGACCCACAGAGCAATGCGGTGCTGGCCAAGATCATCGCCAAGCTGCCCATCCAGTGGACGCAGGACAAGTTGATCGCCAATGGCAAAACCTATGACACGAAGACCCACGCCCCCGTGCTGGTGTATCCAAATCCGCTGAACCCCAAACGCTACGTCGTCATCAATAGCAGCTTCACTTACCGTGAATACGATTACCTGAACAATGCCCGTCAGGTCGCCAAGCTGCCCGATTGGGCCATTGTGGATTTCACTCTGCCGAAGTCCACCCGCGCCCCAGGCGGCATCAGTGATGCAGGCTTCTTTGGTGAGACCTGGGAGTGGAAGAAGTGA
- a CDS encoding dicarboxylate/amino acid:cation symporter, whose translation MSGRILLAIVIGSLAGIIFQEQAGEWGKPTKLVIIAIKALALPLILFAITHVLMTAQVQGAKVGKLARLLLTNTAMAIGIGLLLANVIQPGVHSPKPAVEAGDSVASGSLLGMLEDSIPKSFLGPLGDQGKPLSVIVIAIVLGLALRTQRQNPAFATVEGLVKLALATLTVILKWVVELLPLAVLGIIASKVGTGSTKQFAALGWFVVTVCAGLLLQSAYYLLRVWRGSWVTPLQMLQGCRDALLTAFSTASSTCTMPITYTSLREKVGLREDSANLGAMVGTNFNNDGTALYEAVAALFVAQMVGISLGLPAQLVIVLTSMLAAMGAAGIPEGGAATLALVLSSVNLPVEYVALLLTVDWFVDRCRTMVNVMGDCAVSCILDGKTRGSEYPAAPI comes from the coding sequence TTGAGTGGTCGTATTCTGCTGGCCATAGTGATCGGATCGTTAGCTGGGATTATATTTCAGGAACAAGCTGGTGAATGGGGAAAGCCAACGAAGCTTGTCATTATTGCCATCAAGGCCCTGGCGCTGCCCCTGATTCTCTTTGCCATCACGCATGTGCTGATGACAGCGCAAGTGCAGGGGGCCAAGGTGGGTAAACTGGCGCGGCTGCTGCTGACCAATACGGCGATGGCCATCGGAATTGGCCTGTTGCTGGCGAACGTGATCCAGCCGGGTGTCCACTCCCCCAAACCAGCAGTGGAGGCTGGGGACAGTGTGGCGAGTGGAAGCCTGCTCGGGATGCTCGAAGACTCCATTCCGAAGAGCTTCCTGGGGCCGCTGGGAGACCAGGGCAAGCCGCTGTCGGTGATCGTGATCGCCATCGTGCTGGGGCTGGCACTGAGAACACAGAGGCAGAACCCCGCCTTTGCCACGGTGGAGGGTTTGGTGAAGCTGGCCTTGGCAACTTTGACGGTAATCCTGAAATGGGTGGTCGAGCTGCTGCCGCTGGCGGTGCTGGGCATCATCGCCTCCAAAGTAGGCACCGGCTCGACGAAGCAGTTTGCGGCTCTGGGTTGGTTCGTGGTGACGGTCTGCGCCGGGCTGCTGCTGCAGTCTGCCTATTACCTGCTGCGCGTCTGGCGTGGGTCCTGGGTGACGCCGCTGCAAATGCTGCAAGGCTGCCGAGATGCGCTGCTGACGGCCTTCTCCACCGCCAGCTCCACCTGCACCATGCCCATCACCTACACCAGCCTGCGGGAGAAGGTGGGGCTGCGTGAGGACTCGGCCAATCTGGGGGCCATGGTGGGCACCAACTTTAACAACGATGGCACGGCCCTCTATGAGGCGGTGGCCGCCTTGTTCGTGGCGCAGATGGTGGGAATCTCGCTCGGCCTGCCGGCGCAGTTGGTGATCGTGCTCACCTCCATGCTGGCGGCGATGGGCGCTGCGGGCATCCCCGAAGGCGGTGCGGCCACCCTAGCGCTAGTGCTCTCCAGCGTGAACCTGCCAGTCGAATATGTGGCACTGCTGCTGACGGTGGATTGGTTTGTGGACCGCTGCCGCACAATGGTGAACGTGATGGGCGACTGTGCGGTGAGTTGCATTCTTGACGGTAAGACGCGAGGTTCAGAGTATCCTGCGGCTCCGATATGA
- a CDS encoding DUF4062 domain-containing protein, whose translation MKRTTYIPAERIFVSSTVYDQRDFRNSLMRELERQEYKPYTFDTEGVLPDPEAQSHDQCLDLVENADCVIAIVGERPGNPYLGTKKKDLFASLGTPQTLTVTQAEVVYALELKKPTIILVRKGVWDLRNKKALKEPVADFLTYITRREQGNWLEIDVDDIEMAIGLVGKRLIPSSRLRMLGQAMAGMGWNGEEFFPRKEVTITNGKNDGFTSLLSLRVENRHLAGKRGRLRWLISLLADTAMTQEEIEFLYCFILDYLSAENPSSHADIARNNRAIALLGRLSFGEDYVFGEFKYSWDGKKPSTLTWPDDAQKWSPHGRVEFILYALQMEDGFPLNLRHMIEFNGAINTDKGAGFVAHYSRKPVTVGCRNACRVRLRKANGVRGIPMELEMKSMIYVASSNGRFCLVAAHGEGDKYVDEEKVLATLSQKWASKHGLEPVDPVCLDDYLRATMSPMPKDVIYKGRKLSLDGAQQMIGLYASAINPVSILKSVDFKFGYLEQLTNCASFDVMMFWDNGVLDLDECYNNAGSPTWGVRFSPKQMFEHVRLNADAMIRRHSTNGFEARFDITSGDFFNSTPSD comes from the coding sequence ATGAAACGCACTACCTACATACCTGCGGAACGCATTTTTGTCTCGTCCACCGTTTACGATCAGAGAGACTTTCGGAATAGCCTAATGCGGGAACTGGAACGCCAGGAATACAAGCCATACACATTCGATACGGAAGGTGTCCTTCCAGACCCCGAAGCCCAATCTCATGATCAGTGCCTAGACTTGGTAGAAAATGCTGACTGCGTTATCGCAATAGTTGGTGAGCGGCCGGGAAATCCCTATCTCGGAACAAAGAAGAAGGATTTGTTTGCCTCGTTAGGAACTCCACAAACTCTCACCGTAACGCAGGCGGAGGTTGTTTATGCACTAGAGTTGAAGAAACCAACGATCATCCTAGTGAGGAAAGGCGTGTGGGATCTTCGGAACAAGAAGGCATTGAAAGAGCCTGTTGCGGATTTCCTAACCTACATAACCAGACGCGAACAAGGCAACTGGTTGGAGATAGATGTGGATGACATAGAAATGGCCATCGGCTTGGTTGGTAAGCGGTTAATCCCCTCAAGTAGGCTGAGAATGCTAGGCCAAGCAATGGCTGGCATGGGGTGGAACGGCGAAGAATTTTTCCCGCGAAAAGAAGTGACTATCACCAACGGCAAGAATGACGGGTTCACTTCATTGTTGTCTCTCAGAGTAGAAAATCGTCATTTAGCAGGTAAAAGAGGCAGGCTTAGATGGCTGATTTCCCTCCTTGCGGACACAGCAATGACTCAAGAGGAAATTGAGTTTCTCTACTGCTTCATTCTTGACTATTTGAGTGCAGAAAATCCTTCAAGCCATGCCGACATTGCCCGAAATAATCGCGCTATTGCGTTGTTGGGCAGATTGTCCTTTGGAGAGGATTATGTATTTGGGGAGTTCAAGTATTCTTGGGACGGAAAGAAGCCTTCAACACTGACATGGCCGGATGATGCCCAGAAATGGTCGCCTCACGGTAGGGTCGAGTTTATCCTGTATGCGTTGCAGATGGAAGACGGCTTCCCTTTGAATTTGAGGCACATGATTGAATTCAACGGTGCGATCAATACTGACAAGGGAGCCGGGTTTGTCGCGCACTACAGTCGAAAACCAGTGACAGTGGGTTGCCGCAACGCCTGCCGGGTGAGACTTCGAAAGGCAAATGGGGTTCGCGGCATACCCATGGAGCTGGAGATGAAGTCTATGATCTATGTTGCTTCATCAAACGGTAGGTTTTGCTTGGTTGCCGCGCATGGCGAGGGGGACAAATATGTCGATGAGGAAAAAGTGCTGGCGACACTGAGTCAGAAATGGGCCTCAAAACACGGTCTTGAGCCAGTTGATCCAGTCTGTCTCGACGACTATTTGCGGGCAACCATGTCACCGATGCCCAAAGATGTTATCTACAAAGGGCGGAAATTGAGTTTGGATGGCGCTCAGCAAATGATCGGATTGTATGCTTCTGCAATTAACCCAGTGTCAATCTTGAAGAGCGTTGACTTCAAATTCGGGTATCTCGAACAGCTCACCAACTGTGCCTCATTTGACGTCATGATGTTCTGGGACAATGGAGTCCTAGATCTCGATGAATGCTACAACAATGCGGGTAGCCCAACATGGGGAGTTCGCTTTTCTCCAAAGCAGATGTTTGAACATGTGCGATTAAATGCCGATGCGATGATTCGAAGGCACTCGACGAATGGGTTTGAAGCGAGGTTTGACATCACATCAGGGGATTTTTTCAATTCGACACCAAGCGACTGA
- a CDS encoding DUF1501 domain-containing protein — protein MPTGNLMAPVWEFKQRGQSGLWISELFPQSAAHADKRCLIRSMKTDVPNHPPAFLQMHCGIPTAPRPSMGAWITYGLGSMNENLPGFVTLSPNPGNGGSANYGSSFCPPFIKARASATDASPSPRPRSAICMIWRPGCRKV, from the coding sequence GTGCCCACCGGCAATCTCATGGCCCCGGTGTGGGAGTTCAAGCAGCGCGGCCAGAGCGGCCTGTGGATCAGCGAGCTGTTCCCGCAGAGCGCCGCGCACGCGGACAAGCGCTGCCTCATTCGCAGCATGAAGACGGATGTGCCGAATCATCCGCCCGCCTTCCTGCAAATGCACTGTGGCATTCCCACCGCGCCGCGTCCCAGCATGGGTGCCTGGATCACTTACGGACTCGGCAGCATGAATGAAAACCTGCCTGGCTTTGTCACCCTGAGCCCCAATCCCGGCAACGGCGGCTCCGCGAACTACGGCAGCTCGTTTTGCCCGCCATTTATCAAGGCACGCGCATCGGCAACGGACGCCAGCCCATCGCCCAGGCCAAGATCAGCAATCTGTATGATTTGGAGACCCGGCTGCCGCAAAGTCTGA
- a CDS encoding GNAT family N-acetyltransferase, with protein MGRQIVQSVEEVLQREGVRQFTLHARSSVLGFYSRLGYLPVGEEFTEVGIPHRKMVKELSTVA; from the coding sequence CTGGGCCGACAGATTGTTCAATCCGTGGAGGAGGTTTTGCAACGGGAGGGCGTCCGTCAGTTCACGCTGCATGCACGCAGCAGCGTCTTAGGCTTCTACTCGCGTCTTGGCTATCTGCCCGTGGGAGAGGAGTTTACAGAGGTCGGCATCCCTCACCGAAAAATGGTCAAGGAGTTGTCTACCGTTGCGTGA
- a CDS encoding DUF1553 domain-containing protein, whose translation MEHPFECPVNPKSSSVRLPSLSMTGTADAMHGEGYVTGVQTQNRGPLDQISPHRSIYLPVMRNLPLESLYLLNSPCVMKAAEFVAQRLLTDRPKSEPHRVKLAYERIFNRPPTEAEI comes from the coding sequence ATGGAACATCCCTTTGAATGTCCCGTGAATCCGAAATCATCCAGCGTGCGGCTGCCGAGTTTATCCATGACCGGCACCGCGGACGCGATGCATGGCGAGGGTTATGTCACCGGCGTGCAGACGCAGAATCGCGGTCCGCTCGATCAAATCTCGCCGCATCGCTCCATCTATCTGCCCGTGATGCGCAATCTGCCGCTGGAGTCGCTCTACCTGCTAAACAGCCCCTGCGTGATGAAAGCCGCCGAGTTCGTCGCGCAGCGCCTCCTCACCGACCGCCCGAAGAGCGAGCCGCATCGCGTGAAGCTCGCCTACGAACGCATCTTCAACCGCCCGCCCACCGAGGCCGAGATCTAG
- a CDS encoding ParA family protein: MIYGLTNSKGGVGKTTIAVHLAAWLVKKKRTVIFIDADPQSSASQWINELDLDIQLEKLSEPEEIIRRVAELATDANDIVIDGPAGLSTTTRAIMLRSDRVFLPCGPSILDLRAASKAVVLLREAQKSRKGPPIGTIIPNKLQKRGRLSREMLGAAQKLGVPLLAGLSQRQSFVDAAGQAKVVWQMGASALVASHEMQQLMKEMTRG, translated from the coding sequence ATGATTTACGGTCTAACAAATTCTAAAGGCGGCGTTGGCAAAACGACGATTGCCGTCCACTTAGCAGCTTGGCTGGTCAAAAAGAAACGGACAGTCATTTTCATTGATGCTGATCCTCAATCTTCCGCCTCGCAGTGGATCAATGAACTCGATCTGGATATTCAGCTCGAAAAACTGTCCGAACCGGAGGAGATAATTCGTCGAGTCGCAGAACTGGCGACTGACGCTAATGACATCGTCATCGATGGTCCCGCTGGGCTTTCCACAACCACACGGGCGATCATGTTGCGGTCAGACCGTGTATTTCTTCCCTGTGGGCCATCCATTCTCGATCTCCGCGCAGCTTCCAAAGCCGTGGTTTTGCTGCGTGAAGCCCAAAAATCTCGGAAGGGTCCTCCTATTGGAACTATCATTCCGAACAAACTGCAAAAACGTGGTCGCCTCAGCCGTGAAATGCTCGGCGCTGCACAAAAGCTCGGTGTTCCTTTGTTGGCCGGACTCTCGCAGCGCCAGAGCTTTGTCGATGCAGCAGGGCAGGCGAAAGTGGTCTGGCAAATGGGAGCCTCAGCGCTCGTGGCTTCTCACGAAATGCAGCAACTCATGAAGGAGATGACCCGTGGTTAA